In the genome of Populus nigra chromosome 19, ddPopNigr1.1, whole genome shotgun sequence, the window GTAAAAAGAGGTAATACAAAAGTGTGTAAACTATAAAAACGAGTCAAAGTGGATTGTCCTACACTAGCACTTCCACGTAATAACTCTACCAAAGGAGATCCTATTACCGGAATAGCTTTCGGCATGCCTATTACACTTGAATAGTCATGATGCCTAAAATCTCTAGAATTCTCTCTCATATCGAAAaccccaccatgttcaaagctTACATTCCTTCTTGCTCTATTCAGCCCAAACCTACTTTCTTGGCCCATGGATGCAAACTTATAGTCATCATTACCCTCATCTGCGTTATCATCAACAAACTCATCAAAATCAATTCTATCATTCTATACAGCCTTTTGGACATTACTAATATGTTGCTTCATTGATTCCATTTCAACCTTCAGCTCTTCGGTCACCTTAGTCAAGAGTTCAATTTGTTAGCCCATAGCTCGCATTTGGAAAGAGAATTTGGTGTTTAGTGTcgttgatttgttgttttcaaaCACCCTTTGAAATTTGGAAAGATTTGGTAAGTAGCACAAAATATATCCTTACACCTTTCATGTTTCAAACAAAATCAAGGTTTTTCACTATAATAAATTCACTACGCCTTTTATCTCAcaacttgctttttttttgttatttcaaaacTGAAAATCCAGACAATCAACGTCAGAGGCTTTCACAACGTACTCAAATTATGAATATAGactcaagaatcaataaatatactaaaaacaagcaaaacaaaactacgattatGATTTCACGAGTAGCACTACAAATTCGTACAAATTATGGGCGAAACGAAGatgcaaaataaaacaaatttgaaaattaatgaagacacTTATTTGACTCCTAAATAacccaaatataataaaaacaaactgatttggttgaaaaaaataatagacaaACACATTTTGAAACTTGACGCAAATTTGATTGTTACAAAATTTTATAGCATTAGAATTGAAACACATACCTAATGATTTTGGAATGACTtgaaattcaatatttattatccTAATACCCAAAAATATACAGATCTCAATTTATAGATTGTTCTATTATACCTAGGTATTGAAACCCATGTATGATTAGTTTGTGGTGGAATTAAACCCTAAATCAAAACCTCAAGTAACCGATATCAAAATAAGGCCAAATTTAATATGTGGTATGATTTCACCCACAGTAAGTAgtatatgaaattataattaattatgaggTGGTTTGCTTAGGGTTCTCTAAGAGTTGTGTTTATGTGGCAGAATTGCAACAAGCTTTGAATAacgtctttattttttaattttatactactAATATGTTTAGAgacagtaaaaaaacaaaatattaattttttttactagtatgTTGTATaaacaaacaagaagaagaaaattgatgtaaacactaaaaaaacttaacgaacactaggaaaataaaaatctcatatgGATATAACCTCTTCTTGAAGCCTTGTTATGATACAACCTAATACGAACCTCATAATCACGTGGTTATGCAATCCACAATATTGATTTAGATATGATCCTGTAAAGCCAAAAAAAGATCTTATAGGAGTGTGACAAAATAGAAACATGCCCCAAGGTAccagtgattagtacttaaaagtgcattttcattaaggttttatatcatcatactgcacttaaagtattattaaattccctaacttaaacatgttttataataacaagtctgataacataagatatctttaatttatggtaaatgctcattttgaaTACAGGaatatctcacaatttaaaggattgattgatatgtttaactattgaaagtgaaaaaacaaagagagggctaagcttaaagaagagatgatagttcaattcaaattggaacaccattcATTAATTGAATCATAaatggagctgtagaacttggatttaagtCTGgtatatatggatggaaagctaagacatgggcctaaaactttcatgaggagtacaatatttaaaagggtcattttcaagttcaaattatagcaacaaaagaaaagtcagaatctgtcctgcagctcagacactgttcagtgttcaacccatatctcgagttctagaagtccaaatgagctcattcttgTCTTTTTGAAAAGATGAGACAAAtgcctagaactttcatgaagactatctgttcaaattataatgttagcaatgatgttttttttcaaataagaagataatggttgtcaccaagtcaagatgtgaccacccactcaataattagtcatcaaataaATAGTTCCAAATTGTAGCCTATAAAAAGAAgcatttatcatatatttagacatcttggtgttcagatcaagatcttgctcttactctctctctttgtattttgtaatgttcaagttttattaatatcttgtttatacttttcatttctcttactatacttagttaacttatatcatgtttatgttcttatattatttatttatgtttttcttcttcatgatgtttagctaagttaattttgtcaaggtgaaaaggataCACTAATGGTATAAgtataagtataatataaactcaacatggactttaatgtttgatactaacatgttttgtattttttatcttactcactcttaataccttgcttgttaaatggttaatctagatttgtgttatacaacccttggtacaacaaatactttgcactttcatagcctactgtatggtataactgacacttgtgctatgaaggggacttgatttgttgttaacataagttatcaccatgaatacttgaccacatttacaagtattggcattactcaaataaaataattaatataatcatgttaataatttataatctgattagAACCTCATTTGTGTGTGacttccagttgagtaataaaaagagtttatactatacatatttgaaataccattaatggatactctaaccttgacaattgttttatccttatttaatctttacatcaatatcacatctcaaaagttctattcaactcctttttatttgttgtttataattttatatagtttacctccatgtggttcgacctcgATCTTGCCGgcttatttattacttcgacactcctgcacttgagataagacatcaatcttttgatcgtgtcaaccAGCACTATTAGAATAAAGTCAAATGATATCACAAAGCCAATTAAGCTTTGATAAGCCAGATTTAGTCTCTTTCACATGTTAAACTGAAAAGTTCAGaagtattattcatcaaaggTGCAGAAATTTAAActttacatgtgtttaaatagttctgagaaattaaccctaatggatctactCTTGTAGGCTAAATTGACTCACTTATAAAACTCTTGTAGGCTAAATTGACTCACTTATAAAAACCAACTCAAAACCTTTACTAGTAAACTAAAACCATAATCCAAACAAGCCATGGatcctagttaaaaaaaaaattaattaagctcaaacaaGCTTTGAGTTGTAactagcaaaataaaaataaaactcataagtCTGAGTCTTATTATACcgtgagaagagaagaagaaaataaaacagtTTAGATCTAATAAAAGACTTATTTATAGCCCATATTGTTGCTCAATAATCCTGACAACTAAAGGAGAAGTTGTCGCTTTGGTTTCCAAGTTAGAATAGAATTCTAATCTTAGCCTTGTATTTATCCTTcttttggaaggaaaaagaTGTTGTCTTTAATGCTCCTCTTTGCCCCCGCATGTGTTTCCTAAGTCAACTTGGAttcctttgtttcttttgttttctttgttgttttttttcctcacctgacaatgaaaataaaataataaatactaatttttaaagttaataattaatattcccacacataattaaaaaaaaatccaaaactagtTAGGAATCCATAAAACATATGAAAACATCATAAAACAAGGTTAGCTGAAACTAATACAAAATTGGTAGCCTTGTTGTCGAAACTTCATGGTCCAAATAAAGATGGATTGGATCCCTCTTACACATGAATTAAATATACTAAAGCCTTCTCTTAATGCTCTAAAAGATCCTCAAGTTTAGCCTTGACCGAAACTTGCACAATCAGACCATTCATCGCTTCTTAATGCCTTCGCTTTGGACCTTGTGATGGGCTTATTTAGAATGTATAATGGTCCTTTATATTCATGGGCTAATCCATATCATGATGTCATAAGAATTGAGCCATCCACCAAATGCTAGTacaagattttatattttaggaaGCACACATGTTCCATTCTGGTCAAGATTTCTAGCCAGTTTTACTAATGAAAATGATTTGGATTAATAAAATGTGTTATAAGCCATAAGTCAAATCACGTATCTCATTCACGttagttaattaaattaatcaacttattgtagtttgaaattgtggtgaaaagtatttttaaaatagtattttgcttgaaaatatattaaaataaatttttattttttttatttcagcacatcaaaactatcaaaaaGCACTAAAAACATCAGTTTGATGATTTTCAAGCCAAAAGCACCCGAAAAATAAGCAGAAGCACTCTCAAACACTCCCTACGTAGAGATAGCCTAACAAATTCTTTTATGGACCATTAAAATAGGATTAGGTCTAAAAAAGAGATTAATCGTGCCAAaccaacataatattttaaaaaaaatcataacttttAATATAGCTTTTggatcaaactcaatttttttcaagagaTTTTTAAAGCTTAATTTTATGAGTAACCCACTTTACTGGTCCACTCACTGCacaaaaatcttcaaattcagcTTCAAAAATCTTGTTTGGGTTaatcttattaatttaatttaatttaatttttcttatatttaattttaaattttatgttatttttctttatattttaaaattctaattttattatataatacaaGTCAGTTTTCTTTATATAACTCTTAAGAAGATAGACTTTATTTCATAGAGTAAAAACTACAAATTTAAGTTTCATGTCTATAACCTTTTTTGTTCATCAATTTTTGTGATTGTTTGTTGTCTTTCGCTTGCATTATATTGAAATCAAACCCCAGTAGAACTATGATGCGGGTGATGACATGACATCTAGATTTAAACATGGACCATAACCATGCCCTGTTCCACCAACTCATGCACTTTCTTTTCAACCTGAGGGAGGCAAGGGCCGGAGATTGGAGAGATTTCCCGGTTAACCATATGTATGGCGTTGTAAAAGTTGTCCTGGAATGGTCTACAACAGGCGTTATAGAAACATTATGAAGTTCTTGAGGAATATAGAGAAGTTACTAATCCAAATTTGATGAAATCAATTGCTGATATATCACATTCTGGGCATTGACAAGGCATGCATTGACAGCAAAGTTTATCCAGGTAGCAAACCTGTCTAAGATCATGACTTGATACTTGCTGTCCTGATAGTATTACTTTACACACTGAGAAAATTAACAGTGGGCTCTACATGAGAAAGTGGTGAAAGCAAGCAGCAAACGCTGACACCAGACTGCTTCGAACAACAGATGCCATTATACTGGAGTCAAACCAACAACTCCTGCACACACATGGCACAAAGGGATGGGAATACGAATTCAAGTGTTTAATGGCATAAGAGACTAGAGTGTATTCACAAGACTTTAGCAACGTAACAATGCTTGTAAAGCCAGAAATGCATGGTCAAATGATTTCTGCAAATTTGTATCGAGGGAACCAACACTCATCCTAACAAGAACCCTGTATCgagggattagtcgaggtgcgcacaagctggcccggacactcacgttaaactaaaataaagaaCCCGTGAAAATGTAACATGAATATTTACCACACTATGctgattttaaaacaatttgccATTCATGccaccatgaaagaaaaaagcagGCAATCAGGAATGTATTCCTCCATGTATTAGGTGACACGCCTTCATAACTTGGAATGGAATATACACAGCATAGTAACTGCAAGCTTGTGAGAAATCATGTCGGGGACATGGATATACCACTCAATGCAGGAATTCCATCAAGATATGTGgtcaaaaagaattttattttcttttacagAGTCGGTCAAAAGAACCTAGCTCCTGAATGCAGTAAAATCCTAGTTCtggaattaatattaaattgagttagaaaaaaaattaatataaaatccaaCCCTCACAAAGACTGCAAAACTTAAAAGCTGTTTAAGATGCCTTGCTTTATGCTTTCAATTTTTACATCTAGCACTCCAACATGATCACAATCACATAATGCATCTAATGTATGAACTGCTACTCTACCATGTGATTTCTACATTCAGATCATTCCCAAAAGTACCACAGTACCAAAATGCAAGTTGTCAATAACCTTATCACATGATCATATACAAAACAGGCAAACAATAAGGAGATTACACATTATGCAAGTGTGCACAGGCACGTGCGCACAGCTATGAACATTGCATGCACAAGTGTGGAGCTAAGAATGCCATCAGAAGTTTTGCAGGTCTATCTATAGAAATCAAtaaccataattttcaaaatcttaaCTAGCAATCAAATACAACTTAATCAAGGAATGGATCAACCAAGTCATGACCATCTAGCTACTAGATAAATGCAACAGCTGCacttaaggaaaaaaagaataaattcttCATACATACCACATGCCAATCTTCCACCTGCATTCCCAGTGGTTGAGCTGAGTTCATGCCCGCCTATAGATGCGAAAACCAACAAGGATGGAGAAAACGTTAAGAACGTCAAGAAAGCAAAGGTCATCAAAGTGATCCATGCCTTCATTCCTTAAGACTTTATATTCATAGTCGAATAACAGTAACAAAATAGCAACAAACAAGTTCACAGGCATTTAAAAGTCTGCTCCTGTCTCCTATGCCCTCCCTCCTCACACAAAAGACATATTGTTTCTCATGGTTGCAACAAACAGAAAGGTATAGAAACACATGCGCAAGCAATAATTTATATTCAGCTGAGTTTGCCAGGTAACAAAATTAATGTTGCCAAGGTTTGCACCCAGGATGCCTGAATAAGAACTTACCCTTTCCAAGGTCATCCTCGAGCTCATGAACCACAAGTGCTCTTCCGATCACCGTGTTAGGACCACTCAGTGTTATCtgcacttttttattttttttcaaaactccaaaACTGAGTAAATGCATATCAATAAAGCAGAAATGTCtaaaataagaacataaaccATGTGTCAACCcataagcaaagaaaaaaagtacACTCAATGgctgttaaaaaataaaacattatgcTTCAGTTCACAAAAATTACCTGGTTATCCACTATTATTGCCTCTGCCACCcctgtattttcaaaataacaagGATAAGTTAATTGGTTCAGGGAagcccataaaaaacaaatgaagaatGAAGAATGATCTTACCATCAGCAGTAGCAACTATGTTTCCCAGGTCACCCGCATGACGGATTTCATCCTCGGGAGCACCATGTGTCAAATTGTTAGGATTAAAATGTGCTCCtgttatttgaatttgaaaagggAAATTATATTAACACAAATAAAGAATCAGGATTATCCATGCATTAATTGAAACAATACAAGAACCAAAACTGAAACAGTTTATTGACAATGCAGTTGTTTCATGTCCTACCTGTTGACACGCATCCATTTGTTGTGTCACCATATTGATGCTAAAAAAggtaatttgaaaagaaaaaaggacggACATTAAGATTTGGAAAGTAAAGTACATCCATGTCCAAAGATGATAAAAACTGAAGCCAGGAACATTCACCAGGTGGAATCCATGAGGCCCTGGAGTAAGCCCAGTAATACGAGCATTCACAGTTGTAGGACCTATCGAAAGCAAAATGCAAATAATATGTAAATCACAACCAGGGCTCCAATTATTATGACTCTCCACATTAACCTCCACTCAACTTAAACCACTGTGGTTATCTGACTAGGGATAATTGAATATTCAAGCTTTTCAGTCATGGAAAGAACAAAAACCCTGTCAATTAGCTAATTCAAGTCTCAGGATTGCAGGCATCTCCTATTTCCagatttgaaattcaaaaacttcGACAAGACAGTATAACTCCTTTCGGAAACAACATTTTTAACtacttttcaaaattaaacatctaagaataaaaaccaaacctcaaaacaggttaaaaaaattaaaccatcaaCCAGACAGTctgtgaaaaaaagaaagaaagatggtaATTGAAATCACTTTGTCATGTATAATTTCTGAAATaaactttttcaaattttatgttttaaaaagcaGAAATCAAATGACAACATATCTGGAACAAAGAATTTTTAACATTGCATATCTAGTTCCAAGCTCCAGCCTCATTGTCCCTGCTTGCTGACTAATTTCAGAATCAACAACTTCAACTATAATCTGAATtagacaacaacaaaaaaaaaagcatcatcaaatataaacttaacaagGAAAATTGATAATGCGGTTAGCACATCCATTAAGAAACaacttcaattaaataaaaaaattctttctcggtcaaaaaaaaaagaaacccatttcccaaaaacaaaaaccaagcaTACCCATTTACTCTTTTCTCTAATTTCTTATCACCCAACAAAGAATCAAGAAGTCAACCTCAACCAACAACaacattcaaaacaaaacattaaaaagaagagagagagagaggcaagaGTGACAGACCATCGGCTTCCTGGGTCAAAATGACGGCGCCTTCAACATTAGAAGTGCCTTTAAGGACAGCAACAGCTTTCTTGGTAGCAGAAGCAACAACAAAAAGAGGTGGTTGCTTCTCGGCGGCgagagagagggaaaaagaTTGGCGTGGGGGGTTAAGGGAGACGCCATGGAAAGAGGAATGATTAGGAGGAagtggagagagagggaggtgaAGAATTGGTGGAATGGCTGTGAGGATTGCGTGGGCTGCCATGGCTGCTATTGCAGCTGCTTGCATTTCTCCTGTAGATAAAATGATAATGTTCAATGACCTGGGTAATGTGTTGTTCCAGAGTTCAGATTCGAATTTTTTAAGGTATGtacattaatataaaataattttcctttttttcaattttttttcttttatagtttttcttttttaataataaattagaaaatatttttagttattgaaaataaatatgaattttcctataataaaataaatacatcgAGATAacagctatttttttattaaaaaaaacatcaaaagcataatcatcttaatattttatattataaagtattaattttattttattcaaattaaaaactatcattgaaatattttatagttaacTTAAAAAAGATCTTTATAttatattcataataaaaattaaatttataacactaactaaatataaaaaaaaatcttaatttgttgaaaactgcttatatataaaagaaaacaattgtatctttcatgtttttctcactatttagaaaacaataaaagaaaaacttgaatctctaaaatatgtttgttaaatttaattttgaaaaaatagaaagttaatttttcacttttctagatggaaaaatattatttttaatataaaatttcatttttttaactttaattttcaaaaaataagagtattattttgtttttaaatagcctcttgtaatttttaataaagCACAATTGGCCCAATAATGCTCGAAATAGTTTATACACACcaaagtattatatatatatatatatatatatatatatatatatatatatatatatatatatatatatattttgatgatttcataggaatttttttcacttttccttCGGTTCTACAgtgacaagaaaaagaaaagactaaaGAAATTATATAGGACTTCGTTTCGAGACTGATTGGAGTTGCGTTGCTGCGTCAGAAGAAGGATAGCTATACTGATTTGGTATACTTTAAAGAAACCCTTGGTACGATATTGACGATCTCACAAAGATTGAATTTCagtgaatttttatttactgATCTCGTCTTTTACGGAATCGATCCCTTTTTGACTGTACAAGAATATGTGGAGCTCGCATGTCTGGAAGCACAGGAGAACGTTTTTTTGCTGATATTATTACCAGTATTCGATATTGGGTCATTCATAGCATTACTAAACCTTCCCTATTCATTGCAGGTTGGTTATTCGTCAGCACAGGTTTAGCTTATGATGTATTTGGAAGCCCTCGTCCAAATGAATATACCTAAACAATtgtaaaatcaaacaccaatcaAATAtcgagatatttttttagatagtgataacttcataaaaggcgaaacaaaatcaattatgaaactgaattttcaattaacccAGTACTGCTACCcaattttcatcttattttttaaagaatttcaaaaaaaatagctaaaaacaacgaaaacccaaaaaaatatgtttttaatgtcTTTGTGTCacttataatgtttttttttctatgcatAAAAAGGCAGGCCATGCCCCTCTCAACAAAGCCTTACTCTCATTTTCTCTTCCTCATCGCCAGCTATCATACACTTTATCTATCTTAATTGTCTCTTAACCTCCTCCCTTTCACTGTCAATATGGCCAATTCCTCCATTTTACTTGTCACAATGCCAGTTATAATGGTTTCATCTCTTCTCAAGACCTACAACAGACCCACCAGTAACTAAACACCTAAAACCGAATCCAACCTTATGTTAGTGACCACAACACTAAGGGTCTTTTTCTCCCCTCATTCACTCTTTTACGCAGCCGCCACCCATGATTGGCTTTGGTCCTTCACCATCGCGAGAAGACCTAGTCACCCACAAACCATCATTACCATCTCTTTCCTCCAGCCATCGGGTCTTTTTCTCTTCAATGACCGATTGACACTTCAACCTCTATAACCCATGACCAGCCTCTCCcttttcaaaattaaagaaaaccatCAATCTCTCTTTAACTCGAAACCCAcataaacaaaaccaaagccTTCACCCATTTCTCCTTCATTGTCTAAGGTCAGCACCCACAGACCCAACAATCAATTCCTTCACCATTAGCCACAACAACGTTGTCCCCTCTTCCCAACAATGTCATTCTTCACAGCGTGTTCTCACAAAAGATCCAATGACTGAAACAACTACACACTATGACCCAACTGTAATCCCCCTCTCTTACTATTAAGACCAAATCATGACCATCGACTAAAACCCAACTCTAATCCACCCCTAAGCAACCTTCAATGTAATGACAACAACTTTTAGATCAAATCATAgtaaaacaaaaccaagaagaagaaaattaaaattgattatttgcgtggtttttttctttgttttataggTAAAGATCAAATTCACCATTGATACTaggagaaagaaggaaagaaatcatTCCAGGCCCACCATTTTGTTGTCTTCACAAGTAACGGCGCGTAAACTCACGCGCCACTAGTGACGTGGTGTGTGGAGCAGACACACCACCACTATTCCTGCAACTTAGAAGCTTCTCAACATTGTTCATGGATTTCTAGTAATTTATCTAGATTAATTTGTGGATTTTGGGAGGCTTATTTTGTAAATTGTAAatgtttaatttgttgtttgaattatttttaatttcggTGATTTGTAAAAATGTAATTGTAGGGTGCGTGAGCAAAATATAGTAAAACaaatgtgtgtatgtgtgtgtttgtattttcgTATAggtttttaaatgtttaaaataaaaaaaagacaaaaagaatcaaatgtttttcattaCATATGACCTAgtatctaaaaaatacaaaaaattacatcttgtttaaaaaataaaattttaagcatgtattttgaatttaataatcattttattgaatccatgagaatttagtcaatatttcaataatcgctaaaattttaatttataagaattaATGGTTAATATTCTGGTATAAATGTTAGACTTACAAGTGAgactaatatttaaatatcaggagttaaccagaaaattctcaaagttattctaaatattcatcaattttaattggaaatattttttaccATAACACACGAGTTGTGGAAAACTCATCTGTCTTCCAAAAACTCATCTATCTTCCAGGATAGGTGAACCCTGTCAAAACACCTATATGGATTCATTCCATAAGAATTTGTTTGGGCACACGATCTcataataaaattctaaacGCCCGGTTTATTCACATGAATAAATCTTCATCCTAAGCCATAGACATACTACTGGTTAGGAACCtatcaaaatctttaaactaTATTCAAAACCacacaatgcagcttacctcagaTAAGGTGTGATaggaaattaatatatttcatagCCACAATCAGTTTCTTACCCTTAGaatctttaataaaatcagtataCCTGAGTTTCCTAGTGATCTTGAACCAAacactaggtggtgactcccacGACCCTCACATCCACGAGTGACACTTAGcatataaggatgaaattaaaaaaaaactaattaaaaaaagttaaacttgtCAGACTCGTGAACCAAGCCACCCAACCAAACCTGTGAATAGGTCTGTagattttataaagtttaatagcaTGAAGTTTCtttgaaactatttttatttaaagtatatgagaaaaaatagatgataaaaaaatcaagttcaattaaaaaaaaagacacgcACCAAACTTGTAAGCCAGGGCAACCCGGGTTGCCCTGACAAACCCGCAAATCATGCTATTCTTatagaaaggtaaaattaaaaaaaaattaaaaaaaatcataacaaaaatgaaaaatacaaaaatgaaaaataaagaaaacaaaacactgtagattaaTATTGTCATTCACAGTGCAATGTGTATGGGTGAATAACGGTTTCTtcacaccttttattttttttactttataaaatttaataacatgatttttcttcaaaattatttttttttaactatatgagaaaaaaataactataaaaaagccaagttcaattaaaaaaaccccaTCAAACTTATGAATTGGGGCAACTAGGGTAACCTGAGTTATATTGACAAAcctgcaaacaaaaaaaaataaaaaaaattatggcaaagaaaaacaaaaggaaaagaaaaaaaacaataaatgagaCACTATATCAATCTactttgttttaagaaaaaaaaaatacagtgttTTCCGCttgttttagtttatattaattaatttttaagaagaagaaaagaagaatataaCGGCATACTGAGGTTTTATgaggtgatttttttaataaatcttatAGCCAGCTAGCCCTATcttttaactcaaaaaaaaaaaaaaaaaaacagtggaaACTTTCCCTTGTACGAAATTGGTCCAATAAGCAACG includes:
- the LOC133680604 gene encoding superoxide dismutase [Cu-Zn], chloroplastic-like codes for the protein MQAAAIAAMAAHAILTAIPPILHLPLSPLPPNHSSFHGVSLNPPRQSFSLSLAAEKQPPLFVVASATKKAVAVLKGTSNVEGAVILTQEADGPTTVNARITGLTPGPHGFHLHQYGDTTNGCVSTGAHFNPNNLTHGAPEDEIRHAGDLGNIVATADGVAEAIIVDNQITLSGPNTVIGRALVVHELEDDLGKGGHELSSTTGNAGGRLACGVVGLTPV